Proteins encoded in a region of the Chryseobacterium piperi genome:
- a CDS encoding thioesterase II family protein, with the protein MKIISFHFAGGNQYSFNKIFQHYKNYTSFELKRHTYGLEKEVEDFVCLLKELLTEGTTYAIYGHSMGALLGYLVCQKLQEEKLPLPQKLIVSGKKALNIPREKKIAHLSDEDFWNEIIDLGGTPSEVKNYPELLNYYLPILRHDFKLVENYQYEKNVPLNIPIDVFYGSQEATEEEMAGWHDESTQKVTITLLPGNHFFIFDHVEYFKNYFENLIYKK; encoded by the coding sequence ATGAAGATTATATCATTCCATTTTGCTGGCGGAAACCAATATTCTTTTAATAAAATTTTTCAGCACTATAAGAACTATACTTCTTTTGAGCTGAAACGTCATACCTATGGATTGGAGAAAGAGGTGGAAGATTTTGTATGCTTATTAAAGGAGCTGCTTACAGAAGGGACCACTTATGCGATATACGGACATAGTATGGGCGCTTTATTAGGTTACCTGGTATGTCAAAAACTCCAGGAAGAAAAATTGCCATTACCGCAAAAATTAATTGTCAGTGGAAAAAAAGCTCTAAACATTCCTAGAGAAAAAAAAATAGCTCATCTATCTGATGAAGATTTTTGGAACGAAATCATTGATTTAGGTGGAACTCCCAGTGAAGTAAAAAACTATCCGGAGCTTTTGAATTATTACCTTCCTATTTTAAGACATGATTTCAAATTGGTAGAAAATTACCAATATGAAAAAAATGTTCCACTGAATATACCGATAGACGTTTTTTATGGTTCTCAAGAGGCTACAGAAGAGGAAATGGCAGGCTGGCATGATGAGTCGACCCAGAAAGTAACCATCACATTATTACCGGGCAATCATTTTTTTATCTTCGATCATGTGGAATACTTTAAAAACTATTTTGAAAACTTAATTTACAAAAAATAA
- a CDS encoding iron-sulfur cluster-binding domain-containing protein, with protein sequence MFPVKAICISVRKECIGVKTYRLKISVLPGDKICLLSGKYIEISYPDMEGKYKQRAYTISNNLGSEIIEISVKRTGNGGVSDAIHDFLCEGNSIDIVGQAGSIDINSLKEKDKKILMISNGIGITLPVALLREMTTGTHEYHSVNLISVAAKINEIPFLEEIYSMSKNNSWFDFMGFIIRDVLPVNMDCFSQGRPTRQEFINDPAPDLVIICGGYNFSTEMVEMVTDIYPNSRLLVEAFSNGIENTKTIDNLDKKCKLKILGSDETIDIDENLSLLENLEKNNIPIKNQCRSGLCRRCLIRIESGNVVRNPDFCTTVKERAEGLALACCTYGIGEDILINI encoded by the coding sequence ATGTTTCCCGTTAAAGCAATCTGTATATCCGTTAGAAAAGAGTGTATTGGAGTCAAAACTTATCGTCTTAAGATCAGTGTTCTTCCAGGTGATAAGATATGTCTGTTATCTGGTAAATATATTGAAATATCTTATCCCGATATGGAAGGAAAATATAAACAAAGAGCCTACACAATTTCCAATAATTTGGGTAGCGAGATCATTGAAATATCCGTGAAAAGAACTGGAAATGGAGGTGTTTCTGATGCGATTCATGATTTTTTATGCGAGGGGAACAGTATTGATATAGTTGGACAAGCTGGGAGTATAGACATAAATTCTTTGAAAGAGAAAGATAAAAAGATACTGATGATATCAAATGGTATAGGGATAACGCTACCTGTGGCTTTACTCCGTGAGATGACTACTGGTACTCATGAATATCATAGTGTAAATCTAATTTCAGTTGCAGCAAAAATCAATGAAATTCCATTTTTAGAAGAAATTTATTCTATGAGCAAAAATAATAGCTGGTTTGATTTCATGGGTTTTATTATCAGGGATGTATTACCTGTAAATATGGATTGTTTTTCTCAAGGCAGACCTACCAGACAAGAGTTTATAAATGATCCCGCTCCCGATTTGGTTATTATATGTGGAGGATATAATTTTTCTACAGAAATGGTAGAAATGGTCACCGATATATACCCCAACTCTAGATTACTGGTAGAAGCCTTTTCGAATGGTATAGAAAATACAAAAACTATAGATAACTTGGATAAGAAATGTAAATTAAAAATTCTGGGAAGTGATGAAACAATAGATATAGATGAGAATCTTAGCCTCTTAGAGAACTTAGAAAAAAATAATATACCCATCAAAAATCAATGTAGATCAGGATTGTGCAGACGCTGTCTTATTAGAATAGAATCAGGGAATGTAGTTAGAAATCCAGACTTTTGCACTACTGTAAAAGAAAGAGCCGAAGGATTAGCTTTAGCATGCTGTACGTATGGTATAGGAGAAGATATATTAATAAATATATAA
- a CDS encoding diiron oxygenase, with protein MENNCENNLHSDSVANMLKKLSSLWKHRAAINNEQLDYESSYFDPLKKDFSEDLLPFSKHGAWQEASDEMKSKTLSYAWGIYNLKTIYIECDIVTPACEDIIKAPSSAFEDKMIVQEVMSEALLDEALHTRMSISACNYIYTMRNLEPLNFSDFNLVQWRRRIISECTSEWERRLTRFAIACASETLITDYLKVMSEDTSIQNICHEVTKAHAIDEWSHSSVFSYVALDVVKSLNTKEKIYLRDTLRKTIDVFASNELGAWETVLKLINFPNYKDIIADTGDNNEISIYVESVEAIIDRIGINENKIYVSR; from the coding sequence ATGGAAAATAACTGTGAAAATAATCTACATAGCGATAGTGTAGCGAATATGTTAAAGAAATTATCTAGTTTATGGAAGCATAGAGCCGCAATAAATAATGAACAATTGGATTATGAATCCAGTTACTTTGATCCACTAAAGAAAGATTTTAGTGAAGATTTGCTTCCTTTTTCCAAGCATGGAGCATGGCAGGAAGCATCAGATGAAATGAAATCAAAAACCCTTTCATATGCTTGGGGGATATATAATCTTAAAACTATTTATATAGAGTGTGATATAGTAACTCCCGCATGTGAGGATATTATTAAAGCTCCATCCAGTGCTTTTGAAGATAAAATGATAGTTCAGGAAGTGATGTCTGAAGCTTTATTGGATGAAGCATTGCACACCAGAATGTCTATATCAGCGTGTAATTATATTTATACTATGAGAAATCTGGAGCCTTTAAACTTTTCAGATTTCAACTTAGTGCAATGGAGGAGGAGAATTATTTCTGAATGTACGTCTGAATGGGAAAGGCGTCTTACCCGTTTTGCTATAGCGTGTGCCAGTGAAACTCTAATTACTGATTATCTGAAGGTTATGTCCGAAGATACGTCCATACAAAATATTTGCCATGAGGTGACAAAGGCTCATGCTATAGATGAATGGAGCCACTCTAGTGTGTTCAGCTATGTAGCCCTTGATGTTGTCAAAAGTTTAAACACAAAAGAAAAAATATATTTACGTGATACCCTTAGAAAGACAATAGACGTTTTTGCAAGTAATGAGCTTGGTGCATGGGAGACTGTCCTGAAATTAATAAATTTTCCAAACTATAAAGATATTATAGCCGATACAGGGGATAACAATGAGATAAGTATATACGTAGAATCTGTAGAGGCGATAATTGATCGTATCGGAATTAATGAAAATAAGATTTATGTTTCCCGTTAA